From Mucilaginibacter inviolabilis, a single genomic window includes:
- a CDS encoding serine hydrolase domain-containing protein gives MKKVLILIAFVLVSFLTHAQTLQDTLAQIDKIFSACQPQNPGYELAISRNGVVIYSKAWGMADLEHQVPLTTTSVTEAGSVSKQFTAAAILLLAQQGKLSLNDDIRKYLPEIPDYGSMIRISNLLHHTSGLRDWGSVMAIAGWPRSTKTYSNDDVLYIVSRQKNLNNKPGDEFIYSNSNFNLQALIVKRITGMELAEFTRKYIFEPAGMTHTQWRDDFKRIVLNRAIAYDKLDTGYQIDMPNEYAYGNGGLLTTAEDLLKWNEYYWGGKFGNPSLLSQQIAIDHLNNGVENAYGMGLFIQKNRGWDYIVHDGATAGYRSLLFHYPQLHLSVAFLSNVSNADFSLVRRVESLLVPDNEKHSSPKTTQAKTYPISPDKLKAFTGWYQNPKTGSGMQLMLKNDTLCTARFKFQPIGRSSFSVNGEQAIFNDKGFTHISKTKDTTFYKKVKAAASGEAYLKTYTGVYYSSETESKYIVVIKNGKLTLHIDPVNDEPINPTYYDGFKSAEGGADIFFTRDASDKITGFKISVSRARNVTFVKTP, from the coding sequence ATGAAAAAGGTCCTAATTCTTATCGCTTTTGTATTGGTTTCCTTCTTAACTCATGCTCAAACCTTACAGGACACCCTCGCGCAAATCGATAAAATATTCAGTGCTTGTCAGCCTCAAAATCCGGGGTACGAACTGGCTATCAGCAGGAATGGAGTGGTCATATATTCCAAAGCATGGGGCATGGCCGACCTGGAACACCAGGTTCCCTTAACCACAACATCTGTAACAGAAGCGGGATCGGTGTCTAAACAATTTACAGCCGCAGCCATCTTACTACTGGCGCAACAGGGCAAGCTTTCACTTAACGATGATATCCGCAAATATCTGCCCGAAATACCCGATTATGGCTCGATGATCAGGATAAGCAACCTGCTTCATCATACCAGCGGATTGCGCGATTGGGGCTCTGTTATGGCTATTGCCGGCTGGCCACGGTCGACCAAAACGTACAGCAATGATGATGTATTGTATATTGTATCGCGTCAAAAAAACCTGAATAATAAACCCGGTGATGAGTTTATTTACAGCAATTCAAACTTTAATCTGCAGGCACTTATTGTTAAGCGCATCACAGGCATGGAGCTGGCCGAGTTTACCCGTAAATATATTTTTGAACCCGCCGGGATGACACATACCCAGTGGCGCGACGATTTTAAACGAATTGTTTTAAACCGGGCCATTGCTTATGACAAGCTGGATACAGGCTACCAAATAGATATGCCCAATGAATATGCCTATGGTAATGGTGGCTTGTTGACCACTGCCGAAGATCTGTTAAAATGGAACGAATATTATTGGGGAGGCAAATTTGGCAACCCTTCTTTGCTATCGCAGCAAATAGCGATTGATCATCTTAACAATGGGGTGGAAAACGCCTATGGGATGGGCCTATTTATACAAAAAAATCGCGGATGGGATTATATTGTTCATGATGGGGCAACGGCGGGTTACCGGTCATTGCTGTTTCATTACCCTCAACTACATTTGTCGGTTGCTTTTTTAAGCAATGTTTCCAATGCCGACTTTAGTTTGGTTCGACGGGTAGAGAGTCTTTTAGTCCCGGATAATGAAAAACACTCATCACCAAAAACAACACAGGCTAAAACCTACCCCATTTCACCCGATAAGTTAAAGGCATTTACAGGCTGGTATCAAAATCCTAAAACCGGCAGTGGTATGCAATTGATGCTGAAAAATGACACATTATGCACTGCACGCTTTAAATTCCAACCTATTGGGCGTAGTTCTTTTAGTGTTAACGGAGAGCAGGCGATATTTAACGATAAAGGTTTTACCCACATCTCAAAAACAAAGGATACTACCTTTTACAAAAAAGTAAAAGCAGCCGCCAGCGGCGAAGCTTATCTTAAAACCTATACTGGTGTATATTATTCATCAGAAACAGAAAGCAAGTATATAGTTGTTATTAAAAACGGCAAACTTACCCTCCATATCGACCCGGTAAACGATGAACCCATTAACCCAACTTATTATGATGGTTTCAAAAGCGCCGAAGGAGGTGCGGATATATTTTTTACCAGGGATGCCAGCGATAAAATCACTGGATTTAAAATATCTGTTAGCCGTGCCAGAAATGTAACGTTTGTTAAAACACCATAA